One genomic window of Pecten maximus chromosome 3, xPecMax1.1, whole genome shotgun sequence includes the following:
- the LOC117324280 gene encoding insulinoma-associated protein 1a-like: MPRGFLVKRTKHSNAISYRQRRNSDEDTERYESGSDHEAPVITKFGSPDSGYSVSPVNLIIRENLKPDHVQVVIKDEENNNNNNINNNRNNVNEKDFVSFSPTSSPLTVSTTASSYPSPFYYATFDKLTVSNFSPNNQNWNLNVNQKDSQVSSPSQQNSPNKRRGNNDNDNKVPKKSKAVRKINFDEDKSSPVSGCIIKDISDGEEEGKVVYGDIDSSFNYVEATPEARAELDKIVNKIGDYVCQLCKEFYTDAFKLAQHRCSRIVHVEYRCPECDKVFSCPANLASHRRWHKPRPVNNNKTNYQAPILPAKPDLSNMNDNNDINNMSESVQNGNVLSMTVGDLRASPSIDGQYECETCGKKFRRQAYLRKHVLNHANDRQTNCKFCQKTFPNDALKSKHELLHLNNNNNKELCCNVCKMFFPNKIMLEKHARTHTCEVFNCKYCASTFYSSPGLTRHINKCHPSENRQVILLQFPPSVNRPN, translated from the coding sequence ATGCCTAGAGGATTCCTTGTTAAAAGAACAAAGCATTCTAACGCTATTTCTTATAGACAGCGTCGGAACTCGGATGAGGATACTGAACGTTATGAAAGCGGCTCAGATCACGAAGCCCCAGTCATCACTAAATTTGGATCCCCGGATTCTGGGTACTCTGTGAGTCCAGTCAACCTCATCATCCGTGAAAATCTGAAACCAGATCATGTACAGGTCGTCATCAAAGACGAggaaaacaacaataataacaatatcaacaacaacaggaacaATGTAAATGAGAAGGATTTTGTTAGTTTCTCGCCAACATCATCACCACTGACTGTAAGTACCACCGCATCATCTTACCCATCGCCTTTTTATTACGCCACATTTGACAAGTTAACAGTGTCAAATTTTTCGCCTAATAATCAAAATTGGAACTTGAATGTTAACCAGAAGGACTCTCAAGTGTCATCTCCGTCTCAGCAGAACAGTCCTAATAAACGCAGGGGCAATAACGATAACGATAACAAAGTCCCTAAGAAATCCAAGGCTGTGAGGAAGATCAACTTTGACGAGGACAAGTCGTCTCCCGTGTCGGGCTGTATCATCAAGGATATATCTGACGGAGAGGAGGAGGGCAAGGTTGTTTACGGAGATATCGACAGTAGCTTCAACTACGTGGAGGCCACCCCAGAGGCGCGTGCAGAATTGGACAAAATCGTAAACAAAATTGGTGACTATGTTTGCCAACTTTGTAAAGAATTTTACACTGATGCCTTTAAGCTCGCACAGCATAGGTGTTCTCGTATTGTACACGTGGAATACAGGTGCCCAGAATGCGACAAGGTGTTTAGCTGTCCTGCCAATCTAGCGTCCCATCGGCGTTGGCACAAACCCAGGCCCGTCAACAACAACAAGACCAACTACCAGGCACCGATACTTCCAGCCAAACCAGATTTAAGTAACATGAACGACAACAATGACATCAACAACATGTCTGAAAGTGTTCAAAACGGGAACGTGTTGTCAATGACAGTTGGTGACCTGCGCGCTTCGCCCTCAATTGACGGACAATATGAGTGCGAAACGTGTGGTAAGAAATTTCGTCGCCAGGCCTACTTACGCAAGCACGTGCTCAACCACGCCAACGATCGACAAACAAACTGTAAGTTCTGCCAAAAAACATTTCCTAACGATGCGCTCAAAAGCAAACATGAACTTTTGCATTTgaataacaataacaacaaagaattgtgttgtaatgtgtgtaaaatgttttttccTAATAAGATAATGTTGGAGAAACATGCACGCACTCACACGTGCGAAGTctttaattgtaaatattgcGCCAGTACCTTCTATAGTTCTCCAGGACTGACCCGCCACATTAACAAATGTCATCCCTCCGAGAATAGACAAGTCATCCTACTTCAGTTTCCACCTTCAGTTAATCGTCCAAACTAA